A window of Daucus carota subsp. sativus chromosome 2, DH1 v3.0, whole genome shotgun sequence genomic DNA:
GCATAACTGGAAGGCTAGGTTCAGCGTTAGTGATAGTGCCTTTAGTGAGCTATTAACTACAATTGGCTCTTTTCTTCCTAAAGATCATGTTCTGCCTAGTAGTACATATGAAGCAAAAAAGACTCTCTCTGACTTGGGATTCgagtatataatatttcatgCATGTCCAAATGACTGCATATTATATAGAGGTATATATGAAGAGGCCTCTGAGTGCCCTGAGTGCCATATATCTCGCTGAAACTTAAAAAGGATGGTAAAATCAGAATTAATGTGCCTCCTAAAGTTATGTGGTACTTCCCATCATTCCTAGATTTAGAAGAATGTTTAAATCTGAatctgttaggtcctggaacgattgtagaagggggggggttgaatacaatcgtcactaaaaaataatcgcggcggaataaatctgattggaatgtaacttgttaatcagattaagattaattaatataacaatgttttaagtcgttatataattaatatggttcgttttaatgtccactagttcgtagaataaatttgacagaaagtattctaactcagtggaacaaaacaaccgaatgatcaaagcacagtaaactgtggttttaacgaatagcaagtttagcacaacttgaaagcttacaagcactttgaacactttgaaatgaatgagaatgagccatatttataggcaaatctcaagaactaggcaagacaatggtggcaaagacaatctagtggttgctatgacaatttggcactttgtcttgctgaaaaacataaggtaagacaatcataagcattgtctatagcttagtaagacaatcagaagcggtaagacaatcatcctgATTGTCATGGtagccacacggtaagacaatcagaatgattgtcttgccatctgcacggtaagacaattgcatgggacggtaagacaatctgtgggattgtcttaccgtgtgttggaggaaggaaatggcacggtaagacaatctgtttgattgtcttaccttgttatttcttaagacaatcatagtaattgtctttccttttgatccAACAAGACAAATGCTTAtattcctttaattaattaaccaattaacatccacttaattatattaaatgcataaattcataaattaaattaattcgagatagaattaatttaataaataaattacacatcatatataattattttgagaagtggattaaataattagataatcaattatcccttttcttcttcttcagagtcttcagtcttctgtagacaattaagatcttcgacttgagtgaacggccactttcttttgacgtagaatatttaatctgaggagctgatacacaaatgtactgtctggttcatctgtaactagctcaattaaatattccttgtcatttaaacaattaagctgtgactagttcgtcgattcttcgtcttcttagttcttcttcatttgtagacacaatgatggaatcttctgaataaataaagtattgaaactttataccttctgatcttctggacgtgctacaaaagattatttgtacactgaggcttgatcatattaatgaacttcttccagtggtttgcagcagcatcctgaaattcttctgacataaaatcttcaataaatcatttgacgttcttcgtacggattccggataacagtacttgctatttaattgctttcttatcagagttgagttgattcctcttaaatacaaataggcttaacatatgcctttcaatctccccctatttgtttgttaacataacatgcaaattatcgagaggataactcaactaactgataagacaaaggattaaacattgaaagataaatagcaaaagtttgtggtattcattaaacatttaccagattcaaacataataagtagattacaaaaaggggtgttcatttagaacatatattacaataccctacattaatctacagatcaacttctccttcttcagtatcagaactgtgaagaataggagttgaaggttcttccctggatggcttttctgcagtagtggcttcaccacgtttccTCCGttcgttagccagagccagttggtgcattACTTCCAGATCCACTGGGTCCTCCTTAAAGTCAGCTGGCTGAGTCTtcgtgacttgcttcatcttccttgtgtatttagaaataccattccgaagacagtagtcagagataacactatcagcatcagccttttATTTAGAAGCAAATCCCTTGGTTcgtaggagagtagatgcacgaatcagttggttcacaggatATTTGGGGAAGGCTTCATCATTTAGATACACAGTGCATATGAtgtcgtcattgatgaacttcagacaataaggtttcttgacaatctgaggactattgaattcagcatgttccatcagcttgtctcgaaggagttcattcaaattagagcttcttttgactttgttacgaagcacccagagctcagacacagtAAATGACTTTaggaattcaactgagagtctgaatgttccgttcCTCCTGGTGTAAATGataagctcccattcatctagcaagttcctgacagcaactgtaatgtaccacagttcaagagatagggcatgcataaataaatcctcatcagggtttacctcccttagatcatagatcaaagacatgaacttcttgtcgtcgaagggttccctttgaggtccattgatgattctccgtgcaatgtcccaactcttaccaactttatgcttaatatcaagattcttctgcacacaggcagcatcatagattttctgcttttccttcttgatttcttcttcagtcatcagcttgtcttctaggagcttctgaaagtccctgagctttcgcttcctagcttcattttccatcttgaactttttcaccaactcttcatgttcaagatctacagcttcctcttcatcttcttgattctggcagtaagtggcatcaaacacatcatcatcatccatttccttaggaaaggcatcataattgtcttcctgttgatgcatgggttgctttgcctttagacttttcagattctctgccaggtgcagaatcagaagtgttggtgtttgtgttccctttgttactttgattggagctgtttcctttgtcttctcctcccttgtctctattctcccccttagttgagggatcctctccggaggttggagcatcagacttggagttcctgagaagttgatccagtttgctgtcgatcTCAACAAATTTAGACATGTAGAGCTCATGATTGGATCTCATTTCGACAGTCAAACAATGAATATCAGCtttgagctcatccctgtaagaactggatggctcctcctctactttcttctctaaggtgaccagttgtgcacctttcaattTCTCATTCTCCGCAATCCTCcgggcaagttcagcttgtaacttagcaatctgttcctcaaatggagctgtgttagtgtgtgcactcacctcacgtacactcaaagctgtttcactagcctcacgtgcatgtgtatcgctcggtgtttgcctttcatcactcgattcactcatagctccagatgtacctgtgtatactaccaatgttccctgaaatgggttcaaaggtagtggaggaacaaattgtcctccggaagccagtgacggcaaatctacttgcacattgccaagcagttcctgatcatgaaagaaagggagatcagcaaagttttcatacatagtaactttattttgaaaaactgtgctctcagaaagtgtagtaacctgtgtattgggttgattttgcactagcgtgagtgctacagcagtgctagactctgtacaggataccgtggctggacggtcaacttcaatggcttcattctgttgagagaatgaatccagagactgtattgcaatatcagtgtccaagcccttttgggaaggcgaggatgtggctgcagttgtctccgaggcttctactctttgtttcttttgagaagacagagctgcgggttgatccATTAAACTACTCAAACTCCTCTTTCTGGCAACCTTCTTAACAGGTTTTGAAGTAGTGTtggttgaagtgtttggagaagagacaGTTTGTAGAAATGAATCATCAGcagggttatgaacctgtgtgttgtcaggttcactgctggcaggctggcaaaacaagtcaaagttacaaccataatcagatatatcaacattaaagttagatgagaagtcagtaagtacctgagctacctgtaagttatcTCTGAATTCCTGAAGATCAGGATGGATAGCTGAATCTGatggtagtggttgtgaggttgattgtgtttgtggagagtattgtggtTGAGCAGTAGGTTGTGTGGgtgcagatgaagatggttgagcttcgaagaagtcaaaaggtagaggctcatcttcatatGATGGAAACTGTCGTTGGGGGATTGGTGATTGAACTGGTGATTGGTCAGGGGATTGATctggtgattgttgttgttgaacttgaggttgaggtggttgttggagttgaagttgaaGTTGCTGAtcttgctgttgttgttgttgatgttgttgtggttgagcaACTTGCACTTGGTAGGGAACATGTTGAGCATTAAAGCTTTCCGACAGGAAAGGAGTAACAATAAGTGGAACCCCGTTGTACTTATTGCCTTTGGCCAGTTTGTTGATCAACTTGAGACTGGTCTGTTTGACATTGAGTCTCTCAgcattgaagtagaagttcttgtcggcttcagtcatcttatcatttaacagcaacatcaggaatcgtggataaaagcattcaactttatcattAGTTTCCACGTTCCGACTTCCAAGTGGTCCCATCTTCCTCAGAATCTCCTCAGGATAGTTGTACCAAAGTCAATCTGACGATTAAAAGCAATACATACTCCAAATACCTGCAGTATATtggatatgttgtgaaaatttcTCCTGTCAGTGGGAAAGAACACCTTAGCAAGCGTGTCGAAGAAGATCTCCCATTCTGGCTTCAGTTTTCCCTTCGTCATCTTTGACAAGTGAATTTCCCCTTGATATTGGATAGCCTCAAAGAACTGCATCAACTCAGGTTCTTCAGGAGGATTAACAAAATTAGCACGGGGGAAACCCAAAAcacgattcacatcatcagcagaGATTGTGATCGTCCGGCGTCCATTCACGTCACCTACCCTTATATCTCCTGTAACTCTATGATTGTCCAGAAGAGTAGTATTTAGAGCCGTGGAGTAGAAGTCATACAACGGTTGGATTTGTAATTCTGCTGAGGCAGTGATTGCAGTACTCGCCAGACATTGTTCATTCAGAAATTTGACCCAGGGTCTGAATCGGGCAGCAACTGCTTCAGGGTCTTGAAATCCGTTGTAGTTAGTCtccatgattttgaattttccaaccattttgttaattaaaaggtgaattaagcgagaatttttcaaataaaataataattctcaaatgtctcgtaaatttcacgtaataattaatttaacgattaattaattaattaataattcgaaatattaaataattccgaattaaaatttaattaattttaacggtTGTAAAATTCAATCCAAAATGTAATGCAAGGGATCAAATCAGTCCAATAGTCTCCAAATATCTCCAATGATTCGAGTTAACCACCAAATAACTCGAAAACCCCCAAAATATCAAGAACACCGAAAGAGGGTTTCGAAATCTACCTTCAAAAACGTGATTAAACTGGCAGATATTGCTTCAAATCAGTTCGAACACACCCAAATACTCCTTAATCAGTTTGTTTGAAGCCCTAAATCGCAGCAACCAGGAACGAAAATCGCGAGTTTGAGTCAaaaatccggcagagtttcGTTTGTTTTAGGACTAAAaaccaaaccagcaagtttattaagcataaaacttgaaaaaccaaGCAAGAATCAGCAAGTTTTAAgcgaaaaacttgaaaaatcgaGGTGTGTGTGCGAGTTTGTCAATGGCAGTGTGTTTGAATGTAGAAGATGAAGTGAAAAAGAGATAAGACAAACGGCTGGATTGTCTTATAGGGTTTaaatctcggtaagacaatctaagtgattgtcttgccgagaagtTTAAACAGAGGCTGaaggacacggtaagacaatcgagcggattgtcttgccgtgtagaAAGAGGCGTATGCAAGAAGctaac
This region includes:
- the LOC135150449 gene encoding uncharacterized protein LOC135150449; this encodes MGPLGSRNVETNDKVECFYPRFLMLLLNDKMTEADKNFYFNAERLNVKQTSLKLINKLAKGNKYNGVPLIVTPFLSESFNAQHVPYQVQVAQPQQHQQQQQQDQQLQLQLQQPPQPQVQQQQSPDQSPDQSPVQSPIPQRQFPSYEDEPLPFDFFEAQPSSSAPTQPTAQPQYSPQTQSTSQPLPSDSAIHPDLQEFRDNLQVAQVLTDFSSNFNVDISDYGCNFDLFCQPASSEPDNTQVHNPADDSFLQTVSSPNTSTNTTSKPVKKVARKRSLSSLMDQPAALSSQKKQRIAKLQAELARRIAENEKLKGAQLVTLEKKVEEEPSSSYRDELKADIHCLTVEMRSNHELYMSKFVEIDSKLDQLLRNSNCCQELAR